The Kosakonia sp. SMBL-WEM22 sequence AAGGTAGTGTTGTCGACCACCACGCTGGCGATGAAGCCCTTCTCTTCGCGGTAGCGATAGGTCATGCCATCTTCCACCGCCTCGCCGCTCCCCGCACAGTGCAGAAAATCGACGCCGTAACCGAGATGGCCGAGCAGCGCCAGCTCAAAGCGGCGCAGCACCGCCTCCGGCGAACCACTGACGCCAGCCAGCGCCTGAATACAGTGCAGGTAATCAAAAAAGAGTTCGGAGAAGCGCGTCTCATGCTCCAGCACGCGGGAGATGAGTTCATTAACGTAGAGACCGCTGTAGAGCGTGATGCCGCTTAACGGTAGCGCCAGTGAGACGGCTTCGGCACTGCGCAGGGTTTTGACTTCACCACGCCCGCCAAAGCGTACCAGCAGAGGAGTAAAGGGCTGCAAAGCGCCTTTGAGGTTGGAACGTTTAGAGCGTGCGCCTTTGGCCACCAGGCGCACACGACCGGACTCTTCCGTGAAGACGTCCAGCATTAAGCTGGTTTCGCTCCAGGGACGGCTATGAAGAACGAAGGCACGCTGCCATCCCTCCATCCGGTATTACTCAGAGATCGTCGACATAACCGAGACTGCGCAGCGCGCGCTCGTCATCGGCCCAGCCCGATTTCACTTTGACCCACAGCTCAAGGTGAACTTTGGCTTCGAACATATCTTCCATATCTTTACGGGCTTCGATGCCGATGGTTTTGATTTTGGCGCCTTTGTTGCCAATCACCATCTTCTTCTGCCCTTCGCGCTCAACGAGGATCAGCCCGTTGATGTCATACCCGCCGCGCTCGTTGGTAACAAAGCGCTCGATCTCCACGGTGACGGAGTACGGCAGCTCTGCGCCAAGGAATCGCATCAGCTTTTCACGGATGATTTCCGAGGCCATAAAGCGCTGCGAGCGGTCGGTCACATAATCTTCCGGGAAGTGATGGATCGCTTCTGGCAGATGCTTGCGCACAATGCTGGCAATGGTATCAACGTTGGTGCCGGTTTCCGCAGAGAGCGGCACGATGTCGAGGAAGTTCATCTGGCTCGCCAGGAACTGCAGATGCGGCAGCAGATCGGCCTTCTCCTGCACGTTGTCCACTTTATTCACCGCGAGGATCACCGGTGCTTTACCGTCGCGCAGCTTGTTCAGCACCATCTCGTCATCCGGCGTCCAGCGCGTGCCTTCAACCACGAAGATCACCAGCTCAACGTCGCCGATAGAGCTGCTGGCCGCTTTGTTCATCAGGCGGTTGATGGCGCGCTTCTCTTCCATATGCAGACCCGGGGTATCGACGTAGACCGCCTGATAAGCCCCTTCGGTATGGATGCCGACGATACGGTGGCGCGTGGTTTGCGCTTTACGGGAGGTGATCGAGATCTTCTGCCCGAGCAGCTTGTTCAGCAGAGTGGATTTACCGACGTTGGGACGCCCAACGATGGCGATAAATCCGCAGTAGGTGTTTTCAGTTTCAGTGCTCATTCCAACTCCAGTTTTTTCAGCGCCTGTTCGGCGGCAGCCTGCTCCGCCTTGCGACGGCTGGAACCCGTGCCAACCACCGGTTCGCTCAGGCCGCTGACCTGGCAGTGGATAGTAAATTCCTGATCGTGCGCTTCGCCCCGCACCTGCACCACCAGATAGGAGGGCAGCGGCAGATGGCGACCCTGCAAGAACTCCTGCAGGCGCGTTTTCGGATCTTTTTGTTTATCGCCAGGACTGATTTCGTCGAGGCGTGTCTGATACCAGCTGAGGATCAGTTGTTCCACGGTCTGGATGTCGCTATCCAGGAATACCCCGCCGATCAATGCCTCTACGGTATCCGCTAAAATCGATTCACGGCGAAAGCCGCCGCTTTTCAACTCACCCGGCCCGAGGCGCAGGCACTCGCCCAGCTCAAATTCGCGGGCGATTTCCGCCAGCGTATTGCCGCGTACCAACGTCGCACGCATACGGCTCATATCCCCTTCATCCACGCGTGGAAAACGGTGATAGAGAGCATTGGCGATCACAAAACTTAAAATCGAGTCGCCGAGAAATTCGAGACGCTCGTTATGTTTGCTACTGGCGCTGCGGTGAGTTAAAGCCTGCTGCAACAGATCGTGATGTTGAAAAGTGTAGCCCAGCTTCCGCTGAAGCCGATTAATTACGATGGGGTTCATGCGTTACCAATAAATAAATGCGTCAACAATGCAGCACACGAAACCGACCTGAAGAACCAACGCGCTTTCGTGTGCTGTGGCACCCGGAGGGCCAGCCTTAAACTTCGGGGGAATATTCTATACGCAACGAGGAGGGATGTCGTTAGTAAGAAGGGAATAATCCTGGAAATAATTCGGGGCGCAATAAGAATAATTACGCCCCGCTGAATCAATGAATTCCGCCGATACGATTCAGGCGCACGCCTGTCGGCCATTCACCTTCCTGTTTTTCGAAACTCATCCAGATTGCCGTCGCGCGGCCAACCAGATTCGCTTCCGGCACAAAGCCCCAGTAGCGGCTGTCTGCGCTGTTATCGCGGTTGTCACCCATCATGAAGTAGTGACCCGGCGGCACAATCCAGGTAGCCAGCGGCTGGTTCTGCTGACGGTAGTAAATACCGAGCTGATCCTGCGCAATTGGCACGTTGAGAATGCGGTGCGTGACGTCGCCCAGCGTCTCTTTACGCTCGGTGAGGCGAACGCCATCCGCCATGCTCTGCCCTTTCGCCATCTGGAAGAAGCCGCTGCTCGCTTCGCCGCCGTTACGACGGCCAAAAGTCTGCACAAAATCGCTCTCTTCCACATTGCTGTAGGTAACAGGCAGCGCGTTGCCGCACGCCTGACCGGAACTGCAATTTGGCTGCACGGTCACCTGTTTGGTTACCGGATCATAGCTCACTTTATCGCCCGGCAGGCCGACCACGCGCTTGATGTAATCGAGGCGCGGATCGTCCGGATATTTAAACACCGCGATGTCGCCACGTTTCGGATGACCGGTTTCGATCAGCGTTTTCTGGTAAATAGGATCTTTAATGCCGTAGGCAAACTTCTCCACCAGAATAAAATCGCCGATCAGAAGCGT is a genomic window containing:
- the recO gene encoding DNA repair protein RecO, with the translated sequence MEGWQRAFVLHSRPWSETSLMLDVFTEESGRVRLVAKGARSKRSNLKGALQPFTPLLVRFGGRGEVKTLRSAEAVSLALPLSGITLYSGLYVNELISRVLEHETRFSELFFDYLHCIQALAGVSGSPEAVLRRFELALLGHLGYGVDFLHCAGSGEAVEDGMTYRYREEKGFIASVVVDNTTFTGRHLRALSEREFPDSDTLRAAKRFTRIALKPYLGGKPLKSRELFRQFVPKR
- the era gene encoding GTPase Era, which codes for MSTETENTYCGFIAIVGRPNVGKSTLLNKLLGQKISITSRKAQTTRHRIVGIHTEGAYQAVYVDTPGLHMEEKRAINRLMNKAASSSIGDVELVIFVVEGTRWTPDDEMVLNKLRDGKAPVILAVNKVDNVQEKADLLPHLQFLASQMNFLDIVPLSAETGTNVDTIASIVRKHLPEAIHHFPEDYVTDRSQRFMASEIIREKLMRFLGAELPYSVTVEIERFVTNERGGYDINGLILVEREGQKKMVIGNKGAKIKTIGIEARKDMEDMFEAKVHLELWVKVKSGWADDERALRSLGYVDDL
- the rnc gene encoding ribonuclease III gives rise to the protein MNPIVINRLQRKLGYTFQHHDLLQQALTHRSASSKHNERLEFLGDSILSFVIANALYHRFPRVDEGDMSRMRATLVRGNTLAEIAREFELGECLRLGPGELKSGGFRRESILADTVEALIGGVFLDSDIQTVEQLILSWYQTRLDEISPGDKQKDPKTRLQEFLQGRHLPLPSYLVVQVRGEAHDQEFTIHCQVSGLSEPVVGTGSSRRKAEQAAAEQALKKLELE
- the lepB gene encoding signal peptidase I, with product MANMFALILVIATLVTGFLWCLDKFIFAPKRRERQAAAQAATGDALDAKTLKKVGPKPGWLETGASVFPVLAIVLVVRSFIYEPFQIPSGSMMPTLLIGDFILVEKFAYGIKDPIYQKTLIETGHPKRGDIAVFKYPDDPRLDYIKRVVGLPGDKVSYDPVTKQVTVQPNCSSGQACGNALPVTYSNVEESDFVQTFGRRNGGEASSGFFQMAKGQSMADGVRLTERKETLGDVTHRILNVPIAQDQLGIYYRQQNQPLATWIVPPGHYFMMGDNRDNSADSRYWGFVPEANLVGRATAIWMSFEKQEGEWPTGVRLNRIGGIH